The Kordia sp. SMS9 DNA window TTCAAGCTAAAAATTATAAAAACAAATTAAACTTTCAATAATTTTTGAAAGTTTGAAAATTATTGTATATTTGAACTATGAAAGTAACAGAAGCAAAATATAAATTCATTCAAACTTGGGGCGCGTTAGGAACCTTATGGGGAATTAACAAAGCGATGGCACAAATTCATGCGTTGCTCTTGGTGTCACCAGAACCTTTATCGATGGAAGATGTCATGGAAGAATTGCATATTTCCAGAGGAAACACCAGTATGAATTTACGCCAATTAATCGATTGGGGCATTGTATACAAAACTTCCAAAGCTGGCGAACGAAAAGAATATTTTACTTCTGAGAAAGACATTAACGAACTCGCGAAGCAAATAGCAAGAGAACGCAGTCGAAGAGAAATTCAACCAACATTAAAAGTGTTGAAAGAAGTGAGTAGTATTGAAGATGATGGTTCCGCAGAAACAAAGGAATTTATCAAACAAACAAAAGCGCTCCACGAATTGGCAAATACCGCAGATTCTATTTTGAATCGAGTCGTAAATCAAGAAGCCAATTGGCTGACCAAAACGTTCATTAAACTTTTAAAATAACAACAAACACGAAAGGAATTCATTTTCCTTTTTATTTTCAATAAAACTTTCACTAATTATTGAAAGTTTAAAAAATACAATAGTCATGAAATTTATATATCACATCAACAACATCGTATTCGCATTGACCATTTTAGGGTATACATTGATCATTCCAGGACTTTTTATGCAGTTGGTTTTAGGAATTATTCAACTCATATTCTTCATCGTCTTACTATGTAATTATGATAAATTTTCAAAACGAATACAAGATCATTTAAAAATTTATGGAGCTGTAGCCAGTTTATCTTTATTGCTTTTTTTCAATGGCGATCTTATCAATACAGCACTCAACACATCTATTGTACCTGTTTTTAGTATCATTATTCCGTTAGGTATTGCTGGCTATTTCACTTATATCATTGTTGAACTCGAAAAACGTGTCTTATGAAAAATCTCTGTCTACTCACCTATCTCAAAAAGGAATTTCAAACACCAACAAACAAAGAACAAATCATTGACTTTTACGACAAAGCCACGGACGATTATCGTTTTTGGAGCAAAGATCTAAACATGCACTTTGGGTATTATATTCCTTTTAAAACCTCTTTGTTTACGCGTGATCGCATGCTGAATCAGATGAATGCAGAAGTTTTCAAACGTTTACATATTAAAAATCAAAAAAAACACATTGTAGATTTAGGTTGTGGCATGGGCGCATCTATTCGTCACGGAATTGCCAATCATCCAAAATTAGCTGTGACAGGTTTGACAATTTCTCCGTTTCAAGTAGAAAAAGGAAATGAATTGCTTCAATCAGATCGCGGAACAATTTTAAACAGAGACTACCGAAACACATTTTTAAAAGAAAACTCCTTTGATGGCGCGATGGCGATAGAAAGTTTGTGCCATTCAGGTTGTAGCAAAGACGCGTTGGCGGAAACATACCGAATCATAAAACCCAATACTACGTTTGTCATTGCAGATGCATTCATAAAGAAAAATTACAAGCAAATGAATCTGCTCGCAAAATACACGTATAAAGGTTTGTGTGACTCGTGGAGTTTGGAAAGTTTGGCAAATATCAATCGTGTCAAAAAAGACTTAGAAGATATCGGTTTTAAAGACATCAAAGTGCAAAATATTT harbors:
- a CDS encoding GbsR/MarR family transcriptional regulator, giving the protein MKVTEAKYKFIQTWGALGTLWGINKAMAQIHALLLVSPEPLSMEDVMEELHISRGNTSMNLRQLIDWGIVYKTSKAGERKEYFTSEKDINELAKQIARERSRREIQPTLKVLKEVSSIEDDGSAETKEFIKQTKALHELANTADSILNRVVNQEANWLTKTFIKLLK
- a CDS encoding cyclopropane-fatty-acyl-phospholipid synthase family protein — translated: MKNLCLLTYLKKEFQTPTNKEQIIDFYDKATDDYRFWSKDLNMHFGYYIPFKTSLFTRDRMLNQMNAEVFKRLHIKNQKKHIVDLGCGMGASIRHGIANHPKLAVTGLTISPFQVEKGNELLQSDRGTILNRDYRNTFLKENSFDGAMAIESLCHSGCSKDALAETYRIIKPNTTFVIADAFIKKNYKQMNLLAKYTYKGLCDSWSLESLANINRVKKDLEDIGFKDIKVQNIWYRVAPSVLHVPFAIGGFILKKLFKKEPLKPESKQNLKGSFFALLSSLSMMNFGYYMITAKK